Proteins from one Robertmurraya sp. FSL R5-0851 genomic window:
- a CDS encoding S1 RNA-binding domain-containing protein produces the protein MAELTIKSWSNDTQLEDLARFKRDREVVRGVVTSISMIKDKEIAFLMLENGVTAYCPADEFSAHEFRSLNGFAGTMQEFIVTNLDLDQEVAIVSIKQADEMKKAKFLSQLEVLEQSELLHTFEFDGVVTGINSKNRNIFVRINGVDAVMYPSDYSWDRGRRIEEQVQRGEKIKVKVIRFNKESNMIRVSRRHTLEDPFVKLEALQHHSAVAGKVTGVDPVHGIFIQLDVGLEVKGVKPNQLEEPIVGDIVSCRVRSIDKEKRQAKVVITGYPRGKKKRKDVGAFLFE, from the coding sequence ATGGCTGAATTAACAATAAAATCATGGTCTAACGATACGCAATTAGAAGACCTAGCAAGATTTAAAAGAGACAGAGAGGTTGTTCGTGGTGTTGTTACCTCTATCTCAATGATTAAAGACAAAGAAATTGCTTTCCTTATGTTAGAAAATGGAGTAACTGCTTATTGCCCAGCAGACGAGTTCTCTGCACATGAGTTCCGCTCTTTAAATGGATTTGCTGGTACAATGCAAGAATTTATTGTAACGAATCTAGATTTAGACCAAGAAGTTGCGATTGTAAGTATCAAGCAAGCGGATGAGATGAAAAAGGCAAAATTCTTAAGCCAATTAGAAGTGCTAGAGCAATCAGAACTTCTACATACATTTGAGTTTGACGGAGTAGTTACTGGAATCAACTCAAAGAACCGTAACATTTTCGTCCGTATTAACGGGGTAGACGCTGTGATGTATCCGAGTGATTACAGTTGGGACCGCGGTCGCAGAATCGAAGAACAGGTTCAGCGTGGAGAAAAGATTAAAGTAAAAGTAATCCGCTTTAACAAAGAAAGCAATATGATTCGTGTATCACGTAGACACACCTTGGAAGATCCTTTCGTGAAATTAGAAGCTCTTCAACATCACAGTGCGGTAGCAGGGAAAGTAACAGGGGTTGACCCAGTGCACGGTATCTTCATTCAGTTGGATGTTGGCCTTGAAGTGAAAGGGGTTAAGCCAAATCAGTTAGAGGAACCAATCGTTGGTGATATCGTTTCTTGTCGTGTACGCAGCATTGATAAAGAGAAGCGTCAAGCAAAGGTAGTCATTACCGGTTATCCGAGGGGTAAAAAGAAGCGCAAAGACGTAGGAGCTTTCTTGTTTGAGTAA
- a CDS encoding restriction endonuclease, whose product MLIAVIIVLMTILIMINDVQKRNKALLELEEKLSKAGINEIDEMTGVEFEHYLSILLKKYGYQVRITPGSNDFGADLILEGSERVVVQAKRYKRKVGIKAVQEINSARTYYKAKEAWVITNNYFSSQAMELADSTGVKLFDRNELVNLILLISTNSSSSRIAE is encoded by the coding sequence ATGTTGATTGCAGTTATCATCGTCTTAATGACGATATTAATAATGATTAATGACGTACAGAAAAGAAATAAGGCTCTTTTAGAGTTAGAAGAAAAATTGAGTAAGGCAGGAATTAATGAGATTGATGAAATGACAGGGGTAGAGTTTGAACACTACCTATCTATCCTTTTAAAAAAATACGGATACCAGGTAAGAATTACCCCAGGTTCAAATGATTTTGGAGCAGACCTAATTCTAGAGGGAAGCGAACGCGTTGTGGTTCAAGCCAAAAGGTATAAGAGGAAAGTGGGTATTAAAGCTGTTCAAGAAATTAATTCAGCTAGAACCTACTATAAGGCAAAAGAAGCTTGGGTAATAACAAATAATTATTTTTCATCCCAAGCGATGGAATTAGCTGATTCTACAGGTGTTAAGCTTTTTGACCGTAACGAGTTGGTTAATTTGATACTCCTGATTTCTACTAATTCTTCATCAAGCAGAATAGCTGAGTAA
- a CDS encoding HD-GYP domain-containing protein encodes MTKTMLTDTQLLTGNLFNHCLSTYQHSLRVGDELYRFASYLNLENIESVYILGVLHDIGKLNIPHVLLNKKDRLTEKEFKHIQLHTEYGERIVEGLKHLPNTYSLIVKFHHENFDGTGYYGLIGKEIPLLARMIRIIDSYDTMLYGRIYQIPRTQTEVIQELFTLRGKQFDPELVTDFLSFLKQRYSIQLQYGT; translated from the coding sequence ATGACTAAAACCATGTTAACAGATACTCAATTATTAACGGGGAATTTATTCAACCACTGTTTATCCACCTATCAACACTCCCTTAGAGTAGGTGATGAATTATATCGATTTGCATCTTATTTGAACCTTGAGAATATAGAATCAGTCTATATTCTCGGGGTTTTGCACGATATTGGAAAACTCAACATACCTCATGTTCTTCTCAATAAAAAAGATCGATTGACCGAAAAGGAATTTAAGCACATCCAACTCCATACCGAGTATGGAGAGCGTATTGTAGAAGGACTCAAACATCTACCAAACACGTATTCATTAATAGTTAAGTTTCATCATGAAAATTTTGATGGAACTGGTTATTATGGCTTAATAGGAAAAGAGATTCCCCTACTAGCAAGAATGATCAGAATTATTGATTCTTACGACACTATGTTATACGGTCGTATCTATCAAATCCCTAGAACTCAAACAGAAGTCATCCAAGAACTATTCACTCTTAGAGGTAAACAATTTGACCCGGAACTTGTTACGGATTTTCTTAGTTTTCTAAAACAAAGATATTCCATACAATTACAATATGGCACTTGA
- a CDS encoding alpha/beta-type small acid-soluble spore protein, translated as MARSNNNNQLLVPAAEQALEQMKFEIAQEFGVQLGAETSARANGSVGGEITKRLVRMAQEAQTGMFR; from the coding sequence ATGGCAAGAAGCAACAATAACAATCAACTTTTAGTTCCAGCAGCAGAACAAGCACTAGAGCAAATGAAATTTGAGATTGCACAAGAGTTTGGGGTACAGCTTGGAGCCGAAACATCAGCGCGTGCAAATGGATCTGTTGGTGGGGAAATTACCAAACGATTAGTACGCATGGCTCAAGAAGCCCAAACGGGAATGTTTCGATAA
- a CDS encoding DUF4275 family protein, whose product MENAQDLKASDLQFEEDIDEKDLYVVDTKFNWTYVITHEKEMLGPYFVKKER is encoded by the coding sequence TTGGAGAATGCACAAGACTTAAAAGCTAGTGACCTGCAATTTGAAGAGGATATAGACGAAAAGGATTTGTACGTAGTTGATACCAAGTTTAATTGGACATACGTAATAACCCATGAAAAGGAAATGTTGGGTCCATATTTTGTTAAAAAAGAGAGGTAA
- a CDS encoding ATPase, T2SS/T4P/T4SS family encodes MKQLEQELGIEKPFSTSDMLAKIVAEKGLKTEFVTTYARKKSFQQICKTIREELDHIIIDGVADSKKNQTEDGLALKDQDSWLDRQHRAVIGDQEAMSYFINQINEVLRKHNITTKEYPSFYDSLAEAIFHEVWGMSILHKWDKLPFSEAAVIRGKQLWIDENGQFKKQNEEFESLEAVERIKRAFTMRIKDAVINEQTPELEIEREDGSRITMIQKPRGKENYIMFRRFVVQNMSLEEQAQRGTILTDDIPFFRALARSMANTIFAGRVRSAKSTFMKTMIRERDSSFVAAVMEKHFELGLSQQFPERLIFEIQAKEGDLHHAVPRLLRMEHDYIVVGEIRSLETEGYLQACERGERGAVSTYHLTTVENVVPQITRHILDEFPNRNFDNELQRVASNIDIIVTMSADRDRRRKRVIGVTEIIWNNETRKHSTQDLIRYSPLTDKYYYSSKISRDLLKLMADESLEDTKILLNHLKWKEKDSPMSDYEKIKDHIVDHLLGDDEIG; translated from the coding sequence TTGAAACAACTAGAACAAGAACTAGGAATTGAGAAACCGTTTAGTACCTCTGATATGCTTGCGAAGATCGTAGCGGAAAAGGGTTTAAAAACTGAATTCGTCACAACCTACGCGAGAAAGAAATCCTTCCAACAAATCTGCAAAACCATTCGTGAAGAGTTAGACCACATCATTATTGATGGAGTAGCAGACAGCAAAAAGAATCAAACGGAAGATGGATTAGCTCTTAAAGACCAAGATAGTTGGTTAGACCGTCAGCACAGAGCGGTTATCGGAGACCAAGAAGCTATGTCGTACTTTATCAATCAAATTAACGAGGTACTTCGAAAACATAACATCACAACAAAAGAATACCCATCTTTTTATGATTCTCTAGCAGAAGCAATTTTTCATGAAGTATGGGGTATGAGCATACTTCATAAATGGGACAAGCTCCCGTTTAGTGAAGCAGCGGTTATTCGTGGCAAACAATTATGGATTGATGAAAACGGACAGTTTAAGAAACAAAATGAAGAGTTCGAGAGTCTTGAAGCGGTTGAACGAATTAAACGTGCGTTTACTATGCGTATCAAGGATGCAGTAATTAATGAGCAAACTCCGGAGCTAGAAATTGAGCGTGAAGATGGTTCTCGTATCACGATGATACAAAAACCAAGAGGAAAAGAAAACTATATCATGTTTAGACGATTTGTTGTTCAAAACATGAGTCTGGAAGAACAGGCTCAACGTGGAACGATCTTAACAGATGATATTCCTTTCTTCCGAGCCTTAGCTAGATCGATGGCCAATACCATTTTCGCAGGTCGTGTTCGATCCGCTAAGTCTACTTTTATGAAAACGATGATTCGAGAACGAGATTCATCATTCGTTGCAGCCGTCATGGAGAAACACTTTGAGTTAGGATTATCGCAACAGTTTCCAGAACGATTAATCTTTGAAATCCAAGCCAAAGAGGGAGATTTACACCATGCGGTACCAAGACTTCTTCGTATGGAACATGACTACATAGTAGTTGGGGAGATTCGTAGCTTAGAAACAGAAGGTTATTTGCAAGCATGTGAGAGAGGAGAACGTGGAGCAGTATCGACCTACCACTTAACTACTGTTGAAAATGTGGTTCCTCAGATCACGAGACATATTCTAGATGAGTTTCCTAACCGAAACTTTGATAATGAATTACAGCGTGTAGCAAGTAACATCGACATTATTGTAACCATGAGTGCGGATAGAGACCGAAGAAGAAAAAGAGTGATCGGTGTAACAGAGATTATCTGGAACAACGAAACCCGTAAACATTCTACACAAGATCTTATTCGTTATAGTCCTCTTACAGATAAGTACTATTACTCATCAAAGATTAGTCGTGATCTATTGAAGTTGATGGCTGATGAAAGTTTGGAAGATACAAAGATTCTTTTAAATCATTTGAAGTGGAAAGAGAAGGATTCTCCTATGTCTGACTACGAGAAGATAAAAGATCATATTGTAGACCACCTGCTAGGAGATGATGAAATTGGATGA
- a CDS encoding DUF4275 family protein, translated as MKNVNLLNAFKRKNVIVIEEPKWGPRLRKAWEDTFVSHLSTSEKESIYLYDDKDGACGFLWHVFSYERLRCLENKQADEAFNLVEKNHAIFFFNTQTMLIYWRMHKT; from the coding sequence ATGAAGAATGTGAATTTATTAAATGCATTTAAACGAAAAAATGTGATTGTTATCGAGGAACCTAAATGGGGCCCCCGTTTACGGAAGGCATGGGAAGACACCTTTGTCAGTCACCTTAGTACATCTGAAAAGGAATCTATTTACCTATATGACGATAAAGATGGTGCATGTGGTTTCTTATGGCATGTATTTAGTTATGAAAGGTTGAGATGCTTGGAGAACAAACAAGCGGATGAAGCTTTTAATCTAGTGGAAAAAAATCATGCTATATTTTTTTTCAACACTCAGACCATGCTTATATATTGGAGAATGCACAAGACTTAA
- a CDS encoding helix-turn-helix domain-containing protein yields the protein MHSYIERRTKSILSTLYNFLEYDFTSQITPFDDKEDEAVIIISPENVFSYNQERLYIFVSKEYLRFYLPDVISFEDGCEVDFEFLNELNIYCDHLKLTTNEEGNVIAEKLVYTGEFLIDLAPMLLIINFKNFVKEIDKLLESFSNVKDFEDRIAPSPEKYTIPISSAVELLGVSKTTVTNWVNTGTIEALKIKGKWLLNQESLQRFKIQWDKGFKQSD from the coding sequence ATGCACAGTTACATAGAGAGAAGAACAAAATCTATTCTAAGTACACTTTACAATTTTCTAGAATATGATTTTACATCACAAATTACACCCTTTGATGATAAAGAAGATGAAGCTGTCATTATCATTTCACCTGAAAATGTATTTTCTTATAATCAAGAGCGTTTATATATTTTCGTTTCGAAAGAATATCTACGTTTCTATTTGCCAGATGTCATTTCTTTTGAAGATGGTTGTGAAGTTGACTTTGAATTCTTAAATGAACTAAATATTTACTGTGACCATTTAAAATTAACCACGAATGAAGAAGGAAACGTAATTGCAGAAAAGCTAGTTTATACTGGAGAGTTTTTAATTGACCTTGCTCCTATGCTCTTGATCATAAACTTTAAAAACTTTGTAAAAGAGATTGATAAGCTTTTAGAAAGTTTCTCAAACGTTAAGGACTTTGAAGACCGGATAGCTCCTTCACCAGAGAAGTACACAATACCCATATCTAGTGCGGTAGAATTATTAGGAGTAAGTAAAACTACAGTTACAAACTGGGTGAATACCGGCACAATTGAAGCATTAAAAATTAAAGGGAAATGGTTGCTAAATCAAGAATCATTGCAAAGATTCAAGATTCAGTGGGATAAGGGCTTTAAACAATCAGACTGA
- a CDS encoding ParA family protein: MEIAIISKNSMYKELFDKHEEVTTCLVWDQVKDATIELGAIILDGEIFDIHQLPTLREKYPQTPVFFKPHTINSDVIMRNLTRLCAAHKVKMLSEYNTWEQTVEEIMNQLTDRESFLSKRLIGFFGTHSGSGVSTTVLNVARSLSQRVEEKVLVLSLNSWDPADYFYDYNGQYLNDLKIDLKTGSISPARLQEAVSKQSSFYHLAGNRDIKMQRFFQPHEIQNLIKVAQEIFDVILIDAGTHFDTAPTIQSYLSSNLKFLVATQEEKGYRGYFPYVYQQLIEPIGGKSEDFMLVVNRFQPANTLINERALEEELNMTRVVTIPDMGELGTIASAQKRLLYDSSESLYTKNIDLLSNLIISECRLKEKELVLDGTREKRKGFMSIFK, encoded by the coding sequence GTGGAGATTGCGATTATATCTAAAAATTCCATGTATAAAGAGTTGTTTGATAAGCATGAAGAAGTCACCACATGTCTTGTTTGGGACCAAGTAAAGGATGCAACGATTGAGTTAGGAGCAATCATCCTGGATGGTGAAATATTCGATATTCATCAACTCCCTACATTGAGGGAGAAGTATCCTCAAACTCCGGTTTTCTTTAAACCTCACACCATCAATAGTGATGTAATCATGAGGAATCTTACTCGTTTATGTGCTGCGCATAAAGTGAAGATGCTAAGCGAGTACAATACTTGGGAGCAAACGGTTGAAGAAATCATGAATCAATTGACTGATCGTGAAAGTTTCCTTTCCAAAAGATTAATTGGATTCTTTGGTACTCATAGCGGTTCAGGTGTTTCTACGACGGTTCTAAACGTAGCTCGTTCCCTATCGCAAAGGGTAGAGGAAAAGGTCTTGGTTCTCAGTTTAAACAGTTGGGACCCCGCGGATTACTTTTACGATTATAACGGTCAATATCTCAACGATTTAAAAATTGACCTTAAAACAGGGAGTATATCACCCGCTCGACTACAAGAAGCCGTTAGTAAACAGAGCTCCTTCTATCATTTAGCTGGTAATCGGGATATTAAGATGCAACGATTCTTTCAGCCTCATGAGATTCAAAATCTTATAAAAGTCGCCCAAGAGATATTTGATGTCATTCTTATTGATGCTGGCACTCACTTTGATACAGCACCAACGATTCAGTCTTATTTATCTAGTAATCTAAAGTTTTTAGTGGCTACTCAAGAAGAAAAAGGATACAGAGGGTACTTCCCTTATGTCTATCAGCAGTTAATTGAACCAATCGGTGGAAAGTCAGAAGACTTTATGTTGGTGGTAAATCGATTCCAACCAGCTAACACTCTCATTAATGAACGAGCACTCGAAGAAGAGTTAAATATGACAAGAGTAGTTACCATTCCAGATATGGGGGAGCTAGGAACAATCGCATCCGCTCAAAAAAGACTTTTATATGATTCAAGCGAGTCTCTCTATACAAAAAATATTGATTTACTATCGAACCTCATCATCTCTGAGTGTCGATTAAAAGAAAAAGAACTGGTTCTAGATGGAACAAGAGAAAAGCGCAAAGGCTTCATGAGCATATTCAAGTAA
- a CDS encoding type IV secretory system conjugative DNA transfer family protein, whose translation MKDKLLPKLPLITVSVLGTVSVFLTIRAMFNYFFLMVGQFMGVIPMFILFGDPTSPGRIGYWLSALVLIVGWLVSTKFKKFQVPKWRVAWFLNMALGMLFYFLWMVSAPVYNSLLPYLGNRITSMDVSNIWLSVAVGDTNTLLLTIMFIPTAVTLVSMMWLAGQYSQYSKDLNEAFWEFEFKNAHLQKLFKLEKKEHWPDVVLGPSSETKELIVQPGRDRTLNNIIIGSIGTGKTAALVLPIINQDLHWMTRFINDYPNLYKREDYDSEEVKGMYLNGISVIEPSNDLCQKAFQLVKAHGIPEESVFYIDPTNPNTPSINPMQGPVDKVAEAFAMVIEGLAEDGGGGNDFFKQSERNHLKHYIYLLKLHDPEQEVTFDMLLKMYDNSNLVRNMHVKLKKQIPTNINDIEDRDKRNHWAIVKQIDEWFDSNLLPRTERAGSGNVPKLIPEGEYRGQQEFYDAKAEYVQGLRNILNDIGANPLIRRVLFGKSDFDFDKHLESGGVLLVNTAKGEMAGLSNILGKLVLLSLQNAVFRRKPNTSTFHHIICDEFPDYIYAPFREFPAQSRKYKTIITVVAQTIAQLADKYGETYMHTLLGTLRHKMVYGDIPDFDAQLFSKIFGEAEKFEEGIQEQAVSPLQEKPMLRMGNTYTKAKEAILSPNDIIFQKPFQCAVKIVAENKPVPVVQIDANFVPKDEFKEAVVYVDEEAASIWLENRRGIVLQEDTELLEEFEVLEEEEVIEEDSVEKEPLLVFPGKEQPVDLDSLYSRPSKPEPMVLPKQSEEIPEKEPMVFEKTLESELSTIEEESLSHLDIETPQPSKGRGVTKDAEVSAPVVVQSDKGSTPSPINHLAKRRAAVTELGSQQKQLEDELLKSLEEVEPSEPTSHVPESVTHEEVASAKEQTKQGKSGFLTFTEIDD comes from the coding sequence ATGAAGGATAAACTACTTCCTAAATTGCCGCTAATAACGGTATCGGTCTTAGGAACAGTATCTGTATTCTTAACCATCCGAGCGATGTTCAACTATTTCTTTTTAATGGTTGGACAGTTTATGGGTGTGATTCCGATGTTCATCTTATTCGGAGATCCAACTTCACCAGGTCGAATAGGATATTGGCTATCCGCACTCGTACTAATTGTTGGCTGGTTAGTCAGTACAAAATTCAAGAAGTTTCAAGTACCAAAATGGCGAGTTGCATGGTTCCTCAATATGGCACTAGGGATGCTCTTCTACTTTCTATGGATGGTATCCGCTCCTGTTTATAATTCGCTGTTGCCGTACCTAGGAAATCGGATCACTTCTATGGACGTAAGTAATATATGGTTATCTGTTGCTGTAGGAGACACGAATACGCTGTTACTTACCATCATGTTCATTCCTACAGCTGTTACTTTGGTAAGTATGATGTGGCTAGCAGGGCAATATTCTCAATACTCAAAGGATTTGAATGAAGCATTTTGGGAATTTGAGTTCAAGAATGCCCATTTGCAAAAACTATTTAAGTTAGAGAAGAAAGAACATTGGCCGGACGTTGTTCTTGGTCCTTCCTCTGAAACAAAAGAGTTAATCGTTCAGCCAGGGAGAGACCGTACATTAAATAATATAATCATAGGTTCGATTGGAACGGGGAAGACAGCTGCGTTGGTATTACCTATTATTAATCAGGACTTACACTGGATGACCCGCTTCATCAATGACTATCCAAATTTATATAAACGAGAGGATTATGATAGTGAAGAAGTAAAGGGGATGTACTTAAACGGCATAAGTGTTATTGAACCTTCTAACGATTTGTGTCAGAAAGCTTTTCAGTTGGTTAAGGCTCATGGGATACCTGAAGAGTCTGTTTTTTACATAGACCCCACGAATCCTAACACTCCGAGCATTAATCCAATGCAAGGACCCGTTGATAAAGTAGCTGAAGCCTTTGCTATGGTTATTGAAGGGTTAGCGGAAGATGGTGGAGGAGGCAATGACTTCTTCAAACAGAGTGAAAGAAACCATCTAAAGCATTATATCTATCTATTAAAGCTGCATGATCCTGAGCAAGAAGTTACGTTTGATATGTTATTAAAGATGTACGATAATTCAAACCTTGTTCGGAACATGCACGTGAAATTAAAGAAGCAGATACCTACTAACATTAATGACATTGAAGATAGAGACAAAAGAAACCATTGGGCAATCGTTAAGCAAATTGACGAATGGTTTGATTCAAACCTTCTCCCTCGTACTGAGAGAGCAGGTAGCGGAAATGTTCCTAAACTAATCCCAGAAGGGGAATATAGAGGTCAACAAGAATTCTACGATGCCAAGGCAGAGTATGTTCAAGGACTTAGAAATATTCTTAACGACATCGGGGCTAACCCATTGATTCGTAGAGTACTATTCGGAAAGTCAGATTTTGATTTTGATAAACACCTAGAGTCCGGAGGCGTACTCTTAGTCAACACCGCTAAGGGGGAGATGGCCGGTCTATCGAACATTCTAGGGAAATTGGTGCTTCTGAGTTTACAAAATGCTGTATTTAGAAGAAAGCCAAATACATCGACGTTTCATCATATAATCTGTGACGAATTCCCTGATTACATTTACGCTCCATTTCGTGAATTTCCAGCTCAGTCGCGTAAGTATAAGACGATCATTACCGTTGTTGCTCAGACCATTGCACAATTAGCAGATAAATATGGGGAAACGTATATGCACACCTTGTTAGGTACCCTTCGACACAAAATGGTATACGGAGATATTCCTGATTTTGATGCTCAGTTATTTTCAAAAATCTTTGGTGAAGCGGAAAAGTTTGAAGAAGGAATCCAAGAGCAAGCGGTTAGTCCACTTCAAGAAAAGCCGATGCTTCGTATGGGTAACACATATACAAAGGCAAAAGAAGCGATTCTATCACCAAACGATATCATTTTCCAAAAGCCTTTCCAGTGTGCTGTTAAGATCGTAGCGGAGAATAAGCCTGTCCCTGTGGTACAAATCGATGCAAACTTTGTTCCTAAGGATGAATTTAAAGAAGCGGTAGTATACGTTGATGAAGAGGCAGCTTCCATATGGTTAGAGAATCGTAGAGGAATTGTGCTTCAAGAGGATACCGAGCTTTTAGAAGAGTTTGAGGTTCTTGAGGAGGAAGAGGTAATTGAGGAAGATTCTGTTGAGAAAGAACCTCTACTTGTCTTCCCAGGAAAAGAGCAACCTGTTGATCTTGATTCTCTTTATTCGAGACCATCAAAACCTGAACCTATGGTATTACCAAAACAGAGTGAGGAGATACCAGAAAAGGAACCTATGGTTTTTGAGAAGACGTTAGAATCTGAATTATCTACTATCGAGGAAGAGTCCTTATCACATTTAGATATAGAAACACCTCAACCCTCAAAGGGAAGAGGTGTAACAAAAGATGCCGAAGTATCCGCTCCTGTTGTGGTTCAATCAGACAAGGGTTCAACTCCTTCTCCTATAAATCACTTAGCTAAAAGGAGAGCTGCGGTTACAGAATTAGGTTCACAGCAAAAGCAATTAGAAGATGAATTGTTAAAGTCTCTTGAGGAAGTAGAACCTAGTGAACCAACCTCTCACGTACCAGAATCAGTTACGCATGAGGAAGTAGCATCTGCAAAAGAGCAAACTAAACAAGGAAAGAGCGGTTTCCTTACATTTACTGAAATTGATGATTAA